One segment of Stomatobaculum sp. F0698 DNA contains the following:
- a CDS encoding DUF4491 family protein, producing MNLNGLLIGFGAFLMIGAFHPIVIKSEYYIGKQIWPLFALLGIAALAVSLFLRGTVPSALTAVFGVSCLWSILELFEQEERVKKGWFPKNPKKKG from the coding sequence ATGAATTTAAACGGCCTCTTGATCGGTTTCGGTGCCTTTTTGATGATAGGCGCCTTTCACCCCATCGTCATAAAGAGCGAATACTATATCGGCAAACAAATCTGGCCGCTCTTTGCCCTGCTCGGCATCGCGGCACTCGCAGTCTCCCTCTTTCTCCGCGGGACGGTTCCGAGCGCTCTCACAGCCGTCTTCGGCGTGAGCTGCCTCTGGAGTATCCTCGAGCTCTTTGAGCAGGAGGAGCGCGTCAAGAAGGGCTGGTTTCCCAAAAATCCGAAGAAGAAGGGCTGA
- the pheT gene encoding phenylalanine--tRNA ligase subunit beta, giving the protein MIAPLSWLREYVDIDCTPQELEEKLFSCGFEVENLEEVGARISRVVVGLVTSCEPIEGTHLHLCEVDCGSEGKFQICCGADNVEAGKKFPTALVGATVCETNKERTEIVGTATIQAGKLRGYDSFGMLCSGMELGLNEDLYPGAGYNGLLVLPDDAAPGADVKPIVGLDDWLFDIAITANRPDCQGIYGIAREVAAVLGKELKPLPVSYREEKTEPHTLQVEVEAPQYCPRYEAHAVKDVKIASSPAWLRRRLSLVGVSAISNMVDITNYVMLELGQPMHAFDRRDLAGDRIVVRTAKEGEKLVTLDEQELTLSESNLLICDGEKPVGLAGIMGGLNSEIKETTSAVVFEAAKFARDNIRRSARALGKRTDASAHFEKGTDEYTVELAMKRALHLTEELGAGTVTDECAGKNTGNSIEKRPLTVSLARVNGVLGIEVPGEAVCRILANLEMEPKLEGDTLSLKIPAYREDMESYQDVAEEVIRFYGYEHLVPSFLKSAEVTSGGLNERQRRELKLKETLAGGGMYEAVHYSFFSPADLKLFRYPEGSEALRAIRILNPISEELSLMRTVLSPSMANAVMRNQKAGNLSGRLFELAKVFIPKSLPLTEYPDERTHLALAFFGKEESFFTLKGALDLAAESLHVKFRYEASSEPFTHPYQTAAVYVGEVKVGYLGKLAYDIAGELNLRTDAYLAELDLDTIESLPHEPVYFTPLPKFPEVQRDLALVMDKAISCEQVMNLIQGCSPLIREVKLFDVYEGAPIPPTKKSLAFTLTFRPEEKAFTPEELDKLTQEILEKLKKSCDIALRV; this is encoded by the coding sequence ATGATAGCGCCGCTCAGTTGGCTTAGAGAATATGTAGATATCGATTGCACCCCGCAGGAACTCGAGGAGAAGCTCTTCTCCTGCGGCTTTGAAGTGGAGAACTTGGAAGAGGTCGGCGCGCGGATTTCCCGCGTGGTTGTGGGTCTCGTGACAAGCTGTGAGCCCATCGAGGGCACCCACCTGCACCTCTGTGAGGTGGACTGCGGCAGTGAGGGCAAGTTCCAAATCTGCTGCGGCGCGGACAATGTGGAGGCGGGCAAGAAGTTCCCGACTGCGCTGGTCGGCGCAACGGTCTGTGAGACCAACAAGGAGAGAACGGAGATTGTAGGCACCGCGACCATTCAGGCGGGCAAGCTCCGCGGTTACGACTCCTTCGGCATGCTCTGCTCCGGCATGGAGCTGGGTCTTAACGAGGACCTGTACCCGGGCGCGGGCTATAACGGCCTCCTTGTGTTGCCGGACGATGCGGCTCCGGGCGCGGATGTAAAGCCCATCGTGGGTCTCGACGACTGGCTCTTTGACATCGCAATCACGGCAAACCGCCCGGACTGCCAGGGCATTTACGGCATTGCGCGAGAAGTGGCAGCCGTCCTCGGCAAAGAGCTTAAGCCCCTGCCGGTTTCCTACCGCGAGGAGAAGACCGAGCCGCACACGCTTCAGGTCGAGGTGGAAGCGCCGCAGTACTGCCCGCGCTATGAGGCGCATGCGGTGAAGGATGTGAAAATTGCATCCTCGCCCGCGTGGCTTCGCCGTCGCCTGAGCCTGGTCGGCGTGAGCGCCATTTCCAACATGGTGGATATCACGAACTATGTGATGCTGGAGCTCGGTCAGCCGATGCACGCCTTTGACCGCCGCGACTTAGCGGGCGACCGCATTGTGGTGCGCACGGCGAAGGAAGGCGAAAAGCTCGTGACCCTCGATGAGCAGGAGTTGACGCTCAGCGAGAGCAATCTTTTAATTTGCGACGGCGAGAAGCCGGTCGGCCTTGCGGGCATCATGGGCGGCCTCAATTCGGAGATTAAGGAGACGACGAGCGCGGTCGTCTTCGAGGCGGCAAAGTTTGCGCGCGACAACATCCGCCGCAGCGCCCGCGCGCTCGGAAAGCGCACCGATGCGAGCGCGCACTTTGAGAAGGGCACGGACGAGTACACGGTGGAGCTCGCGATGAAACGCGCCCTGCATCTGACCGAAGAACTCGGTGCAGGCACCGTCACGGATGAGTGCGCAGGCAAGAATACGGGCAACAGCATCGAGAAGCGCCCGCTCACGGTGAGCCTGGCCCGCGTGAACGGCGTGCTCGGCATCGAGGTGCCGGGAGAGGCAGTGTGCCGCATTCTCGCAAATCTCGAGATGGAGCCGAAGCTCGAGGGCGATACGCTGAGCCTCAAGATTCCCGCTTACCGCGAGGACATGGAGAGCTATCAGGACGTCGCGGAAGAGGTGATACGCTTCTACGGCTACGAGCACCTTGTGCCGAGCTTCTTAAAGAGCGCGGAGGTCACGAGCGGCGGCCTGAATGAGAGACAGCGGCGTGAACTCAAGTTAAAGGAGACCCTCGCGGGCGGCGGTATGTATGAGGCTGTCCACTACTCCTTCTTCTCCCCGGCGGACTTAAAGCTGTTCCGCTATCCCGAAGGGAGCGAGGCACTTCGCGCAATTCGCATTTTGAACCCGATCAGCGAAGAACTTTCGCTCATGCGAACGGTGCTCTCGCCCTCCATGGCAAATGCCGTCATGCGGAACCAGAAGGCCGGAAATCTCTCCGGACGCCTCTTTGAGCTCGCGAAGGTCTTCATTCCGAAGTCCCTGCCGCTCACGGAGTATCCGGATGAGAGAACCCACCTGGCCCTGGCCTTCTTCGGCAAGGAGGAGAGTTTCTTTACGCTGAAGGGAGCCCTGGATCTCGCGGCCGAGAGCCTGCATGTCAAGTTCCGCTATGAGGCTTCGAGCGAGCCCTTTACCCACCCCTACCAGACCGCGGCGGTCTATGTGGGCGAGGTGAAGGTGGGATATCTCGGCAAGCTGGCTTACGACATTGCCGGGGAGCTGAACCTCCGCACGGACGCCTATCTCGCGGAATTGGACCTCGACACCATTGAGAGCCTGCCGCACGAGCCGGTCTACTTTACGCCGCTTCCGAAGTTCCCGGAGGTGCAGCGTGATTTGGCTCTTGTCATGGACAAAGCAATCAGCTGCGAGCAGGTCATGAATCTGATTCAGGGCTGCAGCCCGCTGATTCGCGAGGTGAAGCTCTTCGATGTCTACGAGGGCGCACCGATACCGCCGACCAAGAAGAGCCTCGCGTTTACCCTGACCTTCCGCCCGGAGGAGAAGGCGTTCACGCCGGAAGAACTCGATAAGCTGACGCAGGAGATTCTGGAGAAATTAAAGAAAAGTTGTGACATTGCGCTCCGCGTCTGA
- a CDS encoding dihydroorotate dehydrogenase, which translates to MSTEVSLAGITLKNPVMTASGTFGAGEEYSEFVDLNKLGAVVTKGVAAVPWAGNPTPRIAETPSGMLNAIGLQNPGVDVFLKRDLPFLKQFDTRVVVNVCGHSEEEYVEVVERLREAPVDFLELNISCPNVKEGGIAFGTQAKAVEHITRRVKERAAQPLIVKLSPNVTDITETARAAEAGGADVLSLINTLTGMKIDIERRCFVLANRTGGLSGPAVHPIAVRMVYDCAHAVKLPIIGMGGIENAADAVEFLLAGATAVSVGTANFRNPRASEEVAEGIAAYLLRTGTRDVRELIGAVRQ; encoded by the coding sequence ATTTCAACGGAAGTGAGTCTCGCGGGCATCACCCTCAAAAACCCCGTGATGACGGCGAGCGGCACCTTCGGGGCCGGAGAAGAGTACAGTGAATTTGTGGACTTAAATAAGCTCGGGGCGGTCGTGACCAAGGGGGTCGCGGCCGTTCCGTGGGCGGGAAACCCGACGCCTCGCATCGCGGAGACGCCGAGCGGTATGCTGAATGCGATCGGCCTCCAGAATCCGGGCGTGGATGTATTCCTTAAGCGGGATTTGCCGTTCTTAAAGCAGTTTGACACCCGCGTCGTGGTCAATGTCTGCGGTCACAGCGAAGAGGAGTATGTCGAGGTCGTGGAGCGGCTTCGTGAGGCGCCGGTTGATTTTCTTGAGCTCAACATCTCCTGCCCGAACGTCAAAGAGGGCGGTATTGCCTTCGGCACGCAGGCAAAGGCGGTCGAGCACATTACCCGCCGCGTGAAGGAGAGAGCGGCGCAGCCCTTAATTGTCAAGCTATCGCCGAATGTCACCGATATCACGGAGACCGCGCGGGCGGCCGAGGCGGGCGGCGCGGATGTGCTCTCGCTCATCAACACCTTGACCGGCATGAAGATCGACATTGAGCGCAGATGTTTTGTGCTCGCGAATCGCACCGGCGGCCTCTCGGGCCCCGCGGTGCACCCGATTGCGGTGCGCATGGTCTATGACTGCGCACATGCGGTCAAGCTGCCCATCATCGGTATGGGCGGCATCGAGAACGCCGCGGACGCGGTCGAGTTTTTGCTCGCGGGCGCGACGGCGGTCTCGGTCGGCACGGCGAATTTCCGGAACCCGCGCGCCTCGGAGGAGGTCGCGGAGGGCATAGCCGCATATCTTTTGAGAACCGGTACCAGGGACGTCAGAGAACTCATCGGCGCGGTGCGCCAATAA
- the pyrE gene encoding orotate phosphoribosyltransferase: MEQYKQEFIEFMISCEVLKFGDFVTKSGRKTPFFVNTGFYRTGTQLKQLGAYYARAIHAAFGDEASLLFGPAYKGIPLCVAASIGMSELYEKELGYVANRKEVKDHGDKGILLGAPIKDTDKIVIVEDVTTAGTSIEETMPIIKAQGNAEVLGLVVSVDRCERGKGKKSALSEISERYGIKTTAIVTMKEVIAHLYKREVNGKVIIDDALMERIDAYYREYGAEED; this comes from the coding sequence ATGGAACAGTACAAGCAGGAATTTATTGAATTTATGATTTCGTGCGAGGTCTTAAAGTTCGGAGACTTCGTGACCAAGAGCGGAAGAAAGACCCCGTTTTTCGTGAACACCGGCTTTTACCGCACCGGAACCCAGTTAAAGCAGCTCGGCGCCTACTATGCGCGCGCCATCCATGCGGCTTTCGGCGACGAGGCAAGTCTGCTCTTCGGACCGGCTTACAAGGGCATTCCGCTCTGCGTCGCGGCATCCATCGGCATGAGCGAGCTCTATGAGAAGGAACTCGGCTATGTCGCAAACCGCAAGGAAGTGAAGGACCACGGAGATAAGGGGATTCTCCTCGGCGCACCGATCAAGGACACGGATAAGATCGTGATTGTCGAAGACGTGACCACGGCGGGCACCTCGATTGAGGAGACGATGCCCATCATCAAGGCACAGGGCAACGCAGAGGTACTGGGCCTCGTGGTCAGCGTGGACCGCTGCGAGAGAGGCAAGGGGAAGAAGAGCGCACTCTCCGAGATTTCGGAGCGCTACGGCATCAAGACGACCGCAATCGTCACGATGAAGGAGGTCATTGCGCATCTCTACAAGCGCGAAGTGAACGGCAAGGTGATCATTGATGACGCGCTCATGGAGCGAATCGACGCATACTACCGAGAGTACGGTGCGGAGGAGGACTGA
- the pheS gene encoding phenylalanine--tRNA ligase subunit alpha, whose amino-acid sequence MDKKQFEDLKQRFAERAAAMEQKNSETLYELRKEFLDRKDGLVSGLMKLMKSVPPEEKADFGKEVNALKDWVLENLTALEKQAREAELNRRYEAEKIDVTLPGIELQRGNLHPDTLVRNQMIEAFAGMGFEIYEGAEIETDYYNFTALNTPQDHPARDMQDTFYLSDKFLLRTQTSAGQIHVMEKQKPPIKILSPGKVFRSDDDATHSPMFMQMEGLVVDKGITLCDLQGMLDKFVEKFFGAGVKTRLRPSYFPFTEPSVEVDVSCFSCGGKGCRLCKGTGWIEILGAGVVNKKVLENCGIDSDVYSGFAFGIGIERVAMLKYGIGNIKYLFESDLRVLRQINE is encoded by the coding sequence ATGGACAAGAAGCAGTTTGAGGACTTGAAGCAGCGCTTTGCCGAGAGAGCCGCTGCGATGGAGCAGAAGAACTCGGAGACCCTCTACGAGCTCAGGAAGGAGTTCCTGGACCGGAAGGACGGCTTGGTCAGCGGACTCATGAAGCTCATGAAGAGCGTTCCCCCGGAAGAGAAGGCGGACTTCGGAAAGGAAGTCAATGCGCTGAAGGACTGGGTGCTTGAGAACTTGACCGCCCTTGAAAAGCAGGCGAGAGAGGCAGAGCTGAATCGCCGCTACGAGGCAGAGAAGATTGATGTGACCCTCCCGGGAATCGAGCTGCAGCGCGGAAATCTTCATCCGGACACGCTGGTCAGAAATCAGATGATCGAAGCCTTTGCGGGCATGGGCTTTGAGATTTACGAGGGCGCGGAGATAGAGACGGATTACTATAACTTCACCGCGCTCAATACCCCGCAGGACCACCCGGCGCGTGACATGCAGGACACGTTTTATCTGAGTGATAAGTTCCTGCTTCGCACCCAGACCTCGGCGGGCCAGATCCACGTGATGGAAAAGCAGAAGCCGCCGATTAAGATTCTCTCCCCGGGCAAGGTGTTCCGTTCGGACGACGATGCGACGCACTCCCCGATGTTCATGCAGATGGAGGGCCTCGTGGTGGATAAGGGCATTACGCTCTGCGACCTCCAGGGTATGCTCGATAAATTCGTCGAGAAGTTCTTCGGCGCGGGTGTGAAGACCCGTCTCCGTCCCTCCTACTTCCCGTTTACGGAGCCCTCGGTCGAGGTCGATGTGAGCTGCTTCTCCTGCGGCGGCAAGGGCTGCCGTCTCTGCAAGGGAACGGGCTGGATCGAGATTCTGGGCGCGGGCGTCGTGAACAAGAAGGTGCTCGAGAACTGCGGCATCGACTCGGATGTATACTCCGGTTTCGCCTTCGGAATCGGTATAGAGCGCGTCGCAATGCTGAAGTACGGCATCGGTAACATTAAGTATCTGTTCGAGTCGGATCTCCGTGTGCTCCGGCAGATCAATGAGTAA
- the purM gene encoding phosphoribosylformylglycinamidine cyclo-ligase, whose protein sequence is MDYRKSGVDIEAGYESVELMKQFVKRTLRPEVLGGIGGFSGAFSLAGIKDMEDPVLLSGTDGVGTKLKIAFLLDRHDTIGIDCVAMCVNDVACAGGEPLFFLDYIACGKNVPEKIATIVSGVAEGCVQAGCALVGGETAEHPGLMPEDEYDLAGFSVGVCNRKDLITGEELKPGDVLIGIASSGVHSNGFSLVRNIFEMSKENLTRFYPELGAPLGEVLLAPTRIYVKALKSAKEAGVRIHACSHITGGGFYENVPRMLKDGIRAVVKKDSYEVPAIFRLMAERGEVSEHVMYNTFNMGVGMMVAVDPADVEKTLRAFKAAGETCFVIGECKAGEKGVDLC, encoded by the coding sequence ATGGATTACAGAAAATCCGGAGTTGACATTGAGGCGGGCTACGAGTCCGTCGAGCTGATGAAGCAGTTTGTAAAGCGCACCCTGCGCCCGGAGGTTCTCGGCGGAATCGGCGGTTTTTCCGGTGCCTTTTCCCTCGCGGGAATCAAGGACATGGAGGATCCGGTGCTTCTGTCCGGAACCGACGGCGTCGGCACCAAGTTAAAAATCGCCTTCCTGCTGGATCGCCACGATACGATCGGCATTGACTGCGTCGCAATGTGCGTGAACGATGTCGCCTGCGCGGGCGGCGAACCGCTCTTTTTCCTCGACTACATTGCCTGCGGAAAGAATGTCCCGGAGAAGATTGCGACCATTGTCTCCGGTGTCGCGGAGGGTTGTGTGCAGGCAGGTTGCGCCCTGGTCGGCGGTGAGACCGCGGAGCACCCCGGCCTCATGCCGGAGGACGAGTATGACCTCGCGGGCTTCTCGGTCGGCGTCTGCAACAGAAAGGACCTGATTACGGGCGAAGAACTGAAGCCGGGCGATGTCCTGATCGGCATTGCGTCGAGCGGTGTTCACTCGAACGGTTTCTCCCTGGTTCGCAACATCTTTGAGATGAGCAAGGAGAATTTGACGCGCTTCTATCCGGAGCTCGGCGCCCCCCTCGGCGAGGTGCTGCTCGCACCGACCCGCATCTATGTCAAGGCGTTAAAGAGCGCAAAGGAGGCGGGTGTTCGCATCCATGCTTGCAGCCACATTACGGGCGGCGGTTTCTACGAGAACGTGCCCAGAATGCTGAAGGACGGCATTCGCGCCGTGGTGAAGAAGGACTCCTATGAGGTTCCGGCCATCTTCCGCCTGATGGCGGAAAGGGGCGAGGTCAGCGAGCATGTCATGTACAATACCTTCAACATGGGTGTCGGCATGATGGTCGCGGTCGATCCGGCCGATGTCGAGAAGACGCTCCGCGCCTTTAAGGCGGCGGGTGAAACCTGCTTCGTGATCGGTGAATGCAAGGCAGGCGAAAAGGGCGTCGATTTATGCTGA
- a CDS encoding dihydroorotate dehydrogenase electron transfer subunit → MSKVKERASVLGQRELCPGVFDLRLLAPQIAAAAKPGQFVNVFLNNEAHILPRPISLCNIDREDGILRLVYRVTKEGSGTEELSRYPAGTELMLLGPLGNSFPTELDNVAVVGGGIGIPPLLELLWALPGKKSALLGYRSKSQLFLLEDFAVAADEVKIATEDGSLGIRGNVVDLLRALPEKPKAILSCGPLPMLRALKAYAAEEGIPLWVSMEERMACGIGACLGCITESTEVDAHSNVKNKRVCADGPVFRAEEVVL, encoded by the coding sequence ATGAGTAAAGTAAAGGAGCGCGCTTCCGTCTTAGGACAGCGCGAATTATGTCCCGGCGTCTTTGACCTGAGACTTTTGGCACCGCAGATTGCGGCGGCGGCAAAACCGGGACAGTTTGTCAATGTGTTTTTGAATAACGAGGCGCATATCCTGCCGAGACCCATCAGTCTCTGCAATATAGACCGCGAGGACGGTATCTTGCGGTTGGTGTACCGCGTGACCAAGGAGGGAAGCGGCACCGAAGAACTCTCGCGCTACCCAGCGGGCACCGAACTCATGTTGCTCGGGCCGCTCGGCAACAGCTTTCCGACCGAACTCGACAATGTCGCAGTGGTCGGCGGCGGCATCGGCATCCCGCCTCTCCTTGAGCTCCTCTGGGCGCTCCCGGGAAAAAAGTCAGCTCTCCTCGGCTATCGCAGCAAGTCCCAGCTCTTTTTGCTCGAGGACTTTGCGGTCGCGGCCGATGAGGTGAAGATTGCGACCGAAGACGGCAGTCTCGGCATTCGGGGCAACGTCGTGGATTTGCTCCGCGCGCTTCCGGAAAAGCCGAAGGCGATTTTAAGCTGCGGCCCGCTGCCCATGCTCCGCGCGCTGAAGGCGTACGCGGCAGAGGAAGGCATTCCGCTCTGGGTCTCCATGGAAGAGCGCATGGCCTGCGGCATCGGCGCCTGCCTCGGCTGCATCACAGAGAGCACGGAGGTTGATGCGCACTCGAATGTCAAAAACAAGCGCGTCTGCGCCGACGGACCGGTGTTTCGCGCAGAGGAGGTGGTGCTTTGA
- the pyrF gene encoding orotidine-5'-phosphate decarboxylase, protein MITTLIEKIKETKAPICVGLDPMLAYIPDAVKQAAFAEKGENLEGAAEACLRFNEAILRETADLIPAVKPQIAMYEQFGVPGLIAYEKTVRLAKELGLIVIADVKRGDIGSTSAAYAEGHLGSITIGEKQFFPFDADMATVNPYLGSDGVKPFLEVCERCDKGIFVLVKTSNPSSGELQDRLIDGEPLYARVADLTSSWGASLMEGEWSNVGAVVGATYPKMLSELRARMPHTFFLIPGYGAQGGKAEDLAVAFNEKGEGGIVNSSRGIIAAWKQEQYREFGAEGFAKAARQATLDMIADLRRCIRFA, encoded by the coding sequence ATGATTACAACTTTAATCGAAAAAATCAAAGAGACCAAGGCCCCGATCTGTGTCGGTCTGGACCCCATGCTGGCCTATATTCCGGATGCGGTAAAGCAGGCCGCGTTTGCCGAGAAGGGCGAAAATTTGGAGGGCGCGGCCGAGGCCTGCCTTCGCTTTAACGAGGCCATACTTCGGGAGACGGCGGATTTGATTCCGGCGGTGAAGCCCCAGATTGCCATGTACGAGCAGTTCGGTGTTCCTGGTCTCATTGCCTACGAGAAGACCGTGCGGCTCGCGAAGGAGCTCGGGCTCATTGTCATCGCGGATGTGAAGCGCGGCGACATCGGTTCGACCTCTGCGGCCTATGCGGAGGGACACCTCGGCAGCATCACCATAGGCGAGAAGCAGTTCTTCCCCTTTGACGCGGATATGGCGACCGTGAATCCCTACCTCGGCAGCGACGGCGTGAAGCCCTTCCTCGAGGTCTGCGAACGCTGCGACAAGGGTATTTTTGTGCTTGTCAAGACCTCGAATCCCTCGAGCGGGGAGTTACAGGACCGGCTGATTGACGGTGAGCCGCTCTATGCACGGGTCGCGGATCTCACCTCGTCCTGGGGCGCGTCCCTCATGGAAGGTGAGTGGTCCAATGTCGGCGCGGTGGTCGGTGCGACCTATCCCAAGATGCTTTCGGAGCTCAGAGCGCGTATGCCGCACACCTTCTTCCTGATTCCGGGCTACGGCGCGCAGGGCGGCAAGGCAGAGGATCTCGCGGTCGCGTTTAACGAAAAGGGCGAGGGCGGCATTGTGAACTCTTCGCGCGGCATCATCGCGGCGTGGAAGCAGGAGCAGTATCGTGAGTTCGGCGCAGAGGGCTTTGCAAAGGCGGCGAGACAGGCGACGCTCGATATGATTGCGGATCTTCGGCGTTGCATCCGCTTTGCGTGA
- a CDS encoding GNAT family N-acetyltransferase, which yields MKLTEQDRLNHGEQDKIMALLKRCHEKEAFSMTFPLLEPGTKYLLAYDSKDPKELRAVMALCGLGDQIFEVYAFTDPDYRKQGYFRRLWNKAKITFPGKSLKGAAPVVRFPIDGACKDALPVLLSIGAHLAEEETEMECELEDKPTPDSRYRFLESKPSPEGFRAYQVFLPDDKRPAFRCFVTPMKDNKAYLHRIATRKDLIGQGVGSELFPQFLGLLKKLGYKKAVMQVGSSNTPAVRLYTANGFRKTTSLRYYELLL from the coding sequence ATGAAATTAACAGAACAAGATCGTTTAAACCACGGCGAGCAGGACAAAATTATGGCCCTCTTGAAACGCTGCCACGAGAAGGAAGCTTTTTCGATGACCTTCCCGCTCCTCGAGCCGGGCACCAAGTACCTCCTTGCCTACGACAGCAAAGATCCCAAGGAACTCCGCGCCGTCATGGCGCTCTGCGGCCTTGGCGATCAAATTTTTGAGGTCTATGCGTTCACCGATCCGGACTACCGCAAGCAGGGTTACTTCCGCCGTCTCTGGAACAAGGCAAAAATCACCTTCCCGGGCAAGAGTTTAAAGGGCGCGGCCCCGGTGGTTCGCTTCCCGATTGACGGTGCCTGCAAAGATGCGCTTCCGGTGCTCCTCTCGATCGGCGCCCACCTCGCGGAGGAAGAAACCGAGATGGAGTGCGAGCTCGAGGACAAGCCGACGCCGGATTCGCGCTACCGCTTCCTTGAGTCCAAGCCGTCCCCGGAAGGCTTCCGCGCCTACCAGGTATTCCTTCCGGACGACAAGCGCCCGGCCTTCCGCTGCTTTGTCACCCCGATGAAGGACAACAAGGCCTACCTGCACCGCATCGCGACCCGCAAGGATTTGATCGGTCAGGGCGTGGGCAGCGAGCTCTTCCCGCAGTTCCTCGGCCTTTTAAAGAAGCTCGGCTATAAGAAGGCCGTCATGCAGGTCGGTTCTTCCAACACCCCTGCGGTGCGCCTCTACACGGCAAACGGCTTCCGTAAAACCACCTCGCTCCGCTACTATGAGCTCCTGCTCTGA
- the purE gene encoding 5-(carboxyamino)imidazole ribonucleotide mutase — translation MAKVGIVMGSDSDMPVMAQAAAFLEKMGIEYEMRIISAHREPDVFFSWANGARERGLSVIIAGAGKAAHLPGMCAALFTLPVIGVPMKTSDLGGVDSLYSIVQMPSGIPCATVAINGGKNAGILAAKMLAVGDKALEEKLQAFQKEMRDEVVAKDDKLQREGYQSFLK, via the coding sequence ATGGCAAAAGTCGGAATTGTGATGGGCAGCGATTCGGATATGCCCGTGATGGCACAGGCAGCGGCATTTTTGGAGAAGATGGGGATTGAATATGAGATGCGCATTATCTCGGCGCACCGCGAGCCCGATGTCTTCTTTTCCTGGGCAAACGGCGCGCGTGAGCGCGGACTCTCGGTGATCATCGCAGGTGCGGGCAAGGCAGCGCATCTGCCGGGTATGTGTGCGGCTCTCTTCACGCTCCCGGTAATCGGTGTCCCGATGAAGACTTCGGACCTCGGCGGTGTGGATTCGCTCTATTCGATCGTGCAGATGCCGAGCGGCATTCCCTGTGCGACCGTTGCGATCAACGGCGGCAAGAACGCCGGTATCCTCGCGGCAAAGATGCTCGCGGTCGGAGACAAGGCGCTCGAAGAGAAGCTTCAGGCATTCCAGAAGGAAATGCGGGATGAGGTCGTCGCGAAGGACGACAAGTTGCAGCGCGAGGGTTACCAGAGTTTTCTGAAGTGA
- a CDS encoding VanZ family protein → MDKIQWKHRLLGTLLFLIYLAGLSYFLFFAEALGRQGRVNANLRYNLVLFREIWRFWHYRDILGYRAFVLNTVGNVLAFVPFGFFLPIVSGRRHNFFRSLIAGFLFSGLIETVQLATRLGSFDVDDIFLNTIGVVAGYFIFRLALRRLNREAAESVS, encoded by the coding sequence ATGGATAAGATTCAGTGGAAGCATCGCCTGCTCGGCACCCTGCTGTTTTTGATTTATCTGGCCGGGCTCAGTTACTTTCTCTTTTTTGCCGAGGCACTCGGCAGGCAGGGGAGGGTCAATGCGAACTTGCGCTATAACCTCGTGCTCTTTCGGGAAATCTGGCGTTTCTGGCATTACCGCGATATTCTGGGATACCGCGCCTTTGTGTTGAATACCGTCGGCAATGTACTTGCCTTTGTTCCCTTCGGCTTTTTTCTGCCGATTGTGAGCGGGCGGCGGCACAACTTTTTCCGCAGTTTAATTGCCGGTTTTCTGTTTTCGGGACTCATCGAAACGGTGCAACTCGCGACGAGACTCGGCAGTTTTGATGTCGACGATATTTTTTTGAATACAATCGGTGTCGTCGCGGGTTATTTTATTTTTCGACTGGCATTGAGGAGGTTAAATCGTGAAGCTGCCGAATCCGTTTCGTAA